From the Leptospira licerasiae serovar Varillal str. VAR 010 genome, one window contains:
- a CDS encoding class I SAM-dependent methyltransferase, whose amino-acid sequence MSKKPQDSDYIAYGANGLPFETSYWSEIYGSGKDVDASFNAKEHAKYIKSLFDLMQVHPRSIADFGFGKALLLKEFVKIFQPNRVFAVDPSEEMIDAIAKQKWIRSYNLSFLHSTIQDLDLKHIHLPPFTLGICNSVVQYIEDKHLPKVFEKLHKIVNYLYFTVPTKNDYTRMKKEIYFTDPYAHQRSKKYYEKLIRPYFRRVAFNLLESRITKDSPFCDELFVDE is encoded by the coding sequence ATGAGTAAAAAACCGCAAGACTCCGATTATATCGCTTACGGAGCCAACGGTCTACCATTCGAGACTTCTTATTGGAGCGAGATTTACGGAAGCGGGAAGGACGTGGATGCTTCCTTCAACGCGAAAGAACATGCAAAATATATAAAGTCTCTTTTTGATCTGATGCAGGTCCATCCTAGAAGTATCGCTGACTTCGGTTTTGGAAAAGCTTTACTTTTGAAGGAGTTCGTAAAAATATTCCAACCGAATCGTGTGTTTGCGGTGGATCCGTCGGAAGAAATGATAGATGCGATCGCAAAACAGAAATGGATCCGTTCTTATAATCTATCTTTTCTGCATTCTACCATCCAGGATTTGGATCTGAAACATATTCATCTCCCTCCTTTCACTCTTGGGATCTGTAATTCAGTGGTGCAGTATATAGAAGATAAACATCTTCCCAAAGTTTTTGAAAAACTGCATAAGATAGTAAACTATCTCTATTTTACCGTTCCTACCAAGAACGATTACACAAGAATGAAAAAGGAGATCTACTTTACGGATCCTTATGCCCACCAAAGATCCAAAAAGTATTATGAAAAACTAATTCGTCCTTATTTCAGGAGAGTTGCGTTCAATCTCCTGGAAAGTAGGATCACGAAAGACAGCCCGTTTTGTGACGAGCTGTTCGTAGACGAATAA
- a CDS encoding LuxR C-terminal-related transcriptional regulator, protein MKLYKIAILEDDPVFASQCKEKLKKLNRVTKVEVYNSAEEFPKDKNTQYDLVFVDIDLPGKSGLDFILERYSADSKTSYAILSAFESEEALFKALKAGAIGYILKKDVGDIQEKAEMLLEGGGILSPGLAARVIHSFRKPSQKEVEVLSNREKKVLDMIVDGKRTKEIAASLGTKEGTVRVQIKSIFRKLHVNSRLELVRKFS, encoded by the coding sequence GTGAAATTATACAAAATAGCGATTTTAGAAGACGATCCAGTATTCGCGAGTCAATGCAAAGAAAAATTAAAAAAATTGAATAGAGTTACCAAGGTAGAAGTATATAATTCGGCTGAGGAATTTCCTAAGGACAAGAATACCCAATACGATTTGGTATTCGTAGATATAGATCTTCCCGGCAAAAGTGGATTGGATTTTATCTTAGAAAGATACTCGGCCGATTCTAAAACAAGTTACGCGATATTATCCGCATTCGAATCCGAAGAGGCATTATTCAAGGCCCTAAAAGCGGGGGCGATCGGCTATATATTAAAAAAGGATGTCGGGGATATCCAGGAAAAAGCGGAAATGCTTTTGGAAGGGGGAGGGATACTTTCTCCGGGACTTGCCGCCAGAGTCATTCATTCTTTCCGTAAACCTTCCCAAAAGGAAGTAGAGGTATTATCGAATCGAGAGAAAAAGGTGCTGGATATGATCGTAGACGGCAAAAGAACCAAGGAAATCGCAGCTTCCTTAGGCACCAAAGAAGGAACGGTGAGAGTCCAGATCAAAAGTATATTCAGAAAATTACATGTAAATTCCAGATTGGAATTAGTCAGGAAATTTTCTTAA
- a CDS encoding membrane protein, giving the protein MEIVKEKEIDRFAREEFYSQNYRIAFYFFWIVCAITIWGAILEYFRSNFLLLYLDLISACICLFNLGVIRFYSENYSKKNLIVFGGLFILLVLEVETQFHDNEYFFYDNNMWITNQVILFLVSLFFNGRPIFYTAYSFSILAFYILRIFPEGSGYFSDRTVWVQISNMSALQLFICLCNAWWYGYRIEYLKKTKNLQDRLYNEREAITRDLHDYLGAKVTDLNLLVRSIQGYKSGDTDALLKLEKLSEDIFKGIREITASMVDVKLISEDIWSGIRVLLLRRYGNAGRKVRFTREGEEDFHIDIEKAEQILGIVTEICSNDLKYGSGTSHWTFFPKKDSIEISIRTRTNFQEMRIGSKGNKTIQFRTSAINGEWKENLENRDFKGFLEIPIRQLRRI; this is encoded by the coding sequence ATGGAAATAGTAAAAGAAAAGGAAATAGATAGATTTGCAAGGGAGGAATTCTATTCTCAAAATTACAGAATAGCTTTTTATTTTTTCTGGATCGTGTGCGCGATCACAATCTGGGGAGCGATTTTAGAATACTTTCGATCTAATTTTCTATTATTATATTTGGATCTGATCTCCGCCTGTATTTGTTTATTCAACCTTGGAGTGATCCGATTCTACTCTGAAAACTATTCCAAAAAGAACCTGATCGTATTCGGCGGGCTTTTTATCTTATTAGTTTTGGAAGTAGAGACACAATTCCACGACAACGAATATTTTTTTTACGATAATAATATGTGGATCACCAACCAAGTGATCCTCTTTTTAGTGAGCTTATTTTTTAACGGAAGGCCTATCTTCTACACTGCCTATTCATTTTCCATACTCGCATTCTATATTCTTAGGATCTTTCCGGAAGGGAGCGGATACTTTTCAGACAGGACTGTATGGGTACAGATCAGCAATATGAGTGCGCTCCAATTATTTATCTGTTTATGTAATGCTTGGTGGTACGGATATAGAATAGAATATCTTAAGAAGACTAAAAATTTGCAAGATAGACTATATAACGAAAGAGAAGCTATAACTAGAGATCTTCACGATTATTTAGGGGCTAAAGTAACTGATCTAAACCTATTGGTTCGTTCTATTCAGGGATATAAAAGCGGGGATACGGATGCGCTCTTGAAATTGGAAAAATTATCCGAAGATATTTTCAAAGGTATCAGAGAGATCACTGCAAGTATGGTGGATGTTAAATTGATATCGGAAGATATTTGGAGTGGGATTAGAGTATTATTACTGAGAAGGTACGGTAACGCGGGTAGAAAAGTAAGATTTACGAGAGAAGGAGAAGAAGACTTTCATATAGATATCGAAAAGGCGGAACAAATTTTAGGGATTGTGACTGAGATCTGTTCCAACGATCTAAAATACGGGTCCGGAACTTCTCATTGGACTTTCTTTCCTAAAAAAGATTCTATAGAGATATCTATCCGAACCCGTACAAATTTTCAGGAAATGAGAATAGGTTCCAAAGGAAATAAAACCATTCAATTTAGGACCTCCGCGATAAATGGAGAATGGAAAGAAAATTTGGAAAATCGGGACTTCAAAGGATTTCTCGAGATCCCAATCCGTCAATTACGGAGAATTTGA
- a CDS encoding FG-GAP repeat protein, producing the protein MKTKLMLILLICLNSFCSGTNSGLSALAAFLGLPQTPSYGNVQFAVNVSSALTKVTVTVTGPGISTPIVQDLVKVGNTWQGIIGQIPAGSDRTFSGEGFNASNVLIQQGQVTGVSITANSITNILLVLSETNPAPPFSNAAPIIDSLVASTNRVAPSSSINLSSSAHDPNPSDTLTYLWSATGGSFSNSNILNPVWTSPSTPGQYTITLTVSDQLGASSTLSFTADVQLGYGTGYGSINVGSNSSPFVSNVISDPTSIPPGASTNISLTAFDPDGDTISYSWGSSCAGSFDNANAQDPVFTASPSASLGPCTLSVSLSDGNGGSNLGNFTIQISQTQTVNLAPQILSSFQTALALDPSGNMLFRVTATDPENTPLSFSWNSSSGVVGTPTNTINGNLTTSEMVWTAPTCGSNLQVSVTVTDGDGNSANLNYLPVNINGAPTCVLGLWSQQSYIKASNSEANDNFGRSWALSGDTMVVGAPLEDSSQTTIINGSNPGPSDNSAPASGAVYVYVRNGNTWTQQAILKPSNSEESDLFGFAISISGDTIVASAIQEDSNQNYITNGSSASSDNSMTYSGAVYVFVRNGNTWSQQAYIKPSNPTANDAFGTAIAIEGDTLVVGSHNESGSQNTITNGQPAPDDDSLYHSGAVYVYKRTGTTWVEEAYIKAPNPDQGDYFGYSVAISGDTIAVGAQYEASNQNYITNGSGASSDNNMPGAGAVYIFSRSGNSWMPEAYIKPSNPDVYDNFGTAVSIYGDTIVVGTPSEDSNQNTISSGTNASSDNSSESAGAVYVFARSGGIWSQQAYLKASNSDPFDYFGAAISIYGNTIAVGALESSSQTTISYGNTASSDNSAQYAGAVYIFERNGTSWAQTAYIKAPNANAYDFFGGVCLDGNNLLVSAYLESSSENTITNGVYGSADNSASGAGAAYIFTR; encoded by the coding sequence ATGAAAACCAAACTGATGCTGATCTTATTGATCTGCTTGAATTCTTTTTGTTCCGGAACGAATTCCGGACTTTCTGCCTTGGCCGCGTTCTTAGGTCTGCCCCAAACACCTTCTTATGGGAATGTTCAATTCGCAGTGAATGTTTCTAGTGCGTTAACAAAGGTAACGGTCACAGTAACCGGTCCCGGGATCTCCACTCCTATCGTCCAAGACTTAGTTAAAGTGGGAAATACTTGGCAAGGGATCATAGGACAAATCCCGGCAGGCTCAGACAGAACATTTTCGGGAGAAGGTTTTAACGCTTCGAATGTTCTGATACAACAGGGACAAGTAACAGGAGTAAGCATAACCGCAAACTCGATAACAAATATTCTTTTAGTTCTATCCGAGACAAATCCCGCGCCTCCTTTTTCAAATGCAGCGCCGATCATAGATTCTTTGGTGGCTTCCACAAATCGAGTGGCCCCTTCTTCTTCCATTAATTTGAGCTCTTCCGCCCATGATCCGAATCCTTCGGATACATTAACGTATCTTTGGTCAGCGACCGGAGGAAGTTTCAGTAATTCGAATATTCTAAATCCTGTATGGACTTCTCCTTCTACGCCTGGTCAATATACGATCACATTAACTGTAAGTGATCAGTTAGGCGCAAGTTCTACCTTAAGTTTTACTGCGGACGTGCAACTAGGATACGGAACAGGTTACGGGAGCATAAATGTAGGTTCTAATTCTTCTCCTTTTGTATCGAACGTTATATCGGACCCGACCAGCATCCCTCCGGGCGCTTCTACAAATATTTCCCTTACTGCGTTTGATCCGGATGGAGATACGATCTCTTATTCTTGGGGCTCAAGTTGTGCAGGTAGTTTTGATAATGCAAATGCACAGGACCCTGTATTCACGGCATCTCCTTCTGCAAGCTTAGGGCCTTGCACGTTAAGTGTTTCTTTATCCGATGGAAACGGAGGATCGAATCTTGGAAATTTCACAATACAGATCTCCCAAACCCAAACAGTAAATCTTGCTCCTCAGATCTTATCCAGCTTCCAAACTGCTTTGGCCCTGGACCCTTCTGGAAATATGTTGTTTAGAGTAACTGCGACTGATCCGGAAAATACTCCACTCTCCTTCTCCTGGAATTCTAGCTCAGGCGTTGTTGGAACTCCAACAAATACGATCAATGGAAATTTAACTACGAGCGAAATGGTATGGACTGCTCCAACCTGCGGCTCTAATCTTCAAGTTTCCGTAACCGTTACAGACGGGGACGGAAATTCGGCGAATCTAAACTATTTGCCTGTGAATATCAACGGAGCTCCTACTTGTGTTTTAGGTCTCTGGTCCCAACAATCTTATATCAAGGCGTCCAACTCCGAAGCGAATGATAATTTTGGAAGGTCTTGGGCTCTTTCAGGAGACACTATGGTTGTCGGTGCACCTTTAGAAGATAGTAGCCAAACTACGATCATAAACGGAAGCAATCCTGGTCCTTCCGATAATAGCGCTCCTGCTTCCGGTGCAGTGTATGTTTACGTTAGGAACGGGAATACTTGGACCCAACAGGCTATATTAAAACCTTCTAATTCGGAAGAAAGCGACTTGTTCGGTTTCGCAATAAGTATTTCGGGAGACACTATAGTAGCCAGTGCGATCCAAGAAGATAGTAATCAAAACTATATTACGAACGGAAGTTCTGCATCCTCGGATAATAGTATGACTTACTCTGGAGCGGTTTACGTATTTGTGAGAAACGGAAACACTTGGAGCCAGCAAGCTTACATCAAACCTTCTAACCCTACTGCAAACGATGCATTCGGCACTGCGATCGCAATCGAAGGAGATACATTAGTCGTAGGTTCTCATAATGAAAGTGGCTCCCAAAATACGATCACTAACGGACAACCTGCTCCTGACGATGATAGCCTATATCATAGCGGAGCAGTTTACGTTTACAAAAGAACAGGAACCACTTGGGTAGAAGAAGCATATATAAAGGCTCCGAACCCGGATCAAGGCGATTACTTTGGTTATAGTGTTGCAATTAGCGGAGACACGATTGCAGTAGGCGCTCAGTACGAAGCTAGTAATCAAAACTATATTACGAACGGAAGCGGAGCAAGTTCCGACAATAACATGCCTGGTGCCGGAGCAGTGTACATCTTTAGCAGAAGCGGAAATAGTTGGATGCCGGAAGCGTATATCAAACCTTCCAATCCGGATGTGTACGATAATTTCGGGACCGCTGTTTCGATTTACGGAGATACGATAGTGGTAGGAACCCCATCGGAAGACAGTAACCAAAATACCATCTCCTCTGGCACAAACGCTTCTTCAGATAACTCCTCCGAAAGTGCAGGTGCAGTCTATGTGTTTGCCAGAAGCGGAGGCATCTGGTCCCAGCAAGCTTATCTGAAAGCTTCGAATTCAGATCCATTTGATTATTTCGGGGCGGCAATCAGTATTTATGGAAATACGATCGCTGTAGGAGCTTTGGAGTCAAGTTCTCAGACTACCATATCTTACGGAAATACCGCAAGTTCCGATAATAGCGCTCAGTATGCAGGTGCTGTTTATATTTTCGAAAGAAACGGCACAAGCTGGGCCCAGACCGCTTACATCAAAGCCCCGAATGCAAATGCTTACGACTTCTTTGGAGGAGTATGTTTAGACGGGAATAACCTTTTGGTAAGCGCCTATTTGGAATCAAGTTCCGAAAATACGATCACGAATGGTGTTTATGGAAGTGCGGATAATAGTGCCAGCGGCGCAGGAGCAGCTTACATATTCACAAGATAA